The following are from one region of the Cloacibacillus sp. genome:
- a CDS encoding response regulator has translation MEPQRDIESDHLRERHIPKEHGVPLEMLGVGVSKHLLDKDLTVLWVNVQFCNDAGYTEEEFLSQFSSLRRYYEEYPVDFELLRNKLRHLHEGCDTKASMTCRIPLKGGGYSWVRVVARAADDPVSGVPVVCLTTVNVDDMVSSDNEKKQYFEFMMEEYVGNIYISDMDTYELLYLNQNSCNVLGGRKKDLLGRKCYEVIQGRSTPCPFCNNSQLTREDVYEWEFFNPVLDRTFLIKNREIDWNGHRARLELSHDNYSVEYKLAQKDRERDAMVRSILGSVARLDARDFSTILWYGADFLSLIGYTKEQFENELDSKCSYIHPDDMAEALRVLREIKKTGQKAVIETRVVTRSGKIRILTITMRYVSGEESWDGIPSFYTLGFDVTDTREEQIRQRKALEEAYQSLRVANSAKTNFLSSMSHDIRTPMNAIVGMTAIAQANLHSPEKVDDCLNKINVSSRHLLSLISEVLDMSRIESGRIDLAPEDVDLSELIQNIYDICKPLVAEKKQELRVTVGQVSHERVVVDRNRLQQVFMNLLSNAIKYTPEGGKISLEINELPSLIPQKGWFEFVFTDNGIGMSADFIPKIFAPFSRAEDPRVSKIHGTGLGMAITENIIQMMNGTIKVESEKGVGSRFTVSVPLQLQMEEDILDEELIGLPVLVVDDDQIICENATQLLSELGMRGYWVLSGGEAVRRVEEAHGRADDFFAVILDWKMPGMDGLETLKVIRERLGNDVPIIIISAYDYSDIEEEFVRAGADAFISKPLFKSKMLHVLRLFCSKNRLEKAGVLVETAYPSLCGKRVLLAEDNELNKEIVVELLGMKGISVDHAENGALAVERFRESAPGYYAAVLMDIQMPVMDGYEAAAAIRALPRKDAADIPILALTANAFVSDIGKAQSSGMNDHISKPIDVDRLVAVLSAWIK, from the coding sequence ATGGAGCCTCAGCGCGATATAGAATCGGACCATCTCAGGGAGCGGCATATACCGAAGGAGCACGGCGTTCCGCTGGAGATGCTCGGAGTTGGTGTCAGCAAGCATTTATTGGATAAAGATTTGACCGTCTTATGGGTGAATGTCCAGTTTTGCAATGATGCCGGATATACGGAGGAAGAATTCCTCTCTCAATTTTCCAGTCTGCGCCGGTATTATGAAGAATATCCCGTTGATTTTGAATTACTGCGAAATAAGCTGCGGCACTTGCATGAAGGCTGTGATACTAAAGCTTCGATGACCTGTCGGATACCGCTCAAAGGCGGCGGGTACAGCTGGGTCCGCGTTGTGGCAAGAGCCGCCGATGACCCCGTCTCCGGTGTGCCTGTGGTCTGCCTGACGACTGTCAATGTTGATGACATGGTCTCTTCCGATAATGAGAAGAAACAGTATTTTGAGTTCATGATGGAAGAGTATGTGGGAAATATCTATATCAGCGATATGGATACCTATGAGCTGCTCTATTTGAATCAGAACAGCTGCAATGTCCTTGGGGGAAGAAAAAAGGATCTTCTTGGCCGGAAATGTTACGAGGTGATACAGGGAAGGTCCACGCCCTGCCCTTTCTGCAATAACAGTCAGCTGACAAGGGAAGATGTTTATGAATGGGAATTTTTCAACCCCGTCCTTGACCGCACATTTTTAATAAAGAACCGCGAGATCGATTGGAACGGACACCGGGCGCGTCTCGAACTTTCGCACGATAACTACAGCGTAGAATACAAGCTGGCTCAGAAGGACAGAGAGCGGGACGCGATGGTAAGGTCTATCCTTGGCAGTGTTGCCAGACTCGACGCGCGGGATTTCAGCACCATCCTTTGGTATGGCGCCGATTTTCTTTCCCTGATCGGTTATACAAAAGAGCAGTTCGAAAACGAGCTGGACTCTAAATGTTCTTACATACATCCGGACGATATGGCCGAAGCGCTGAGGGTGCTGAGAGAAATAAAGAAGACGGGGCAAAAGGCTGTCATAGAGACGAGAGTTGTAACTCGTTCCGGAAAAATAAGAATTTTGACGATCACGATGCGCTACGTAAGCGGCGAAGAGAGCTGGGACGGCATTCCCTCTTTTTACACTCTGGGTTTTGACGTCACGGATACCAGGGAGGAACAGATACGTCAGCGCAAAGCGCTGGAAGAGGCCTATCAGTCGCTGCGGGTCGCCAATTCCGCAAAAACGAATTTCCTGTCGTCCATGTCTCACGACATCCGTACGCCGATGAACGCGATCGTTGGAATGACGGCCATCGCCCAGGCGAATTTGCATTCCCCCGAGAAGGTGGACGACTGCCTGAATAAGATCAACGTTTCGAGCCGCCATCTGCTCAGCCTGATCAGCGAGGTGCTTGATATGTCTAGGATCGAGAGCGGCAGAATAGACCTCGCACCGGAAGATGTCGACCTCTCCGAACTCATTCAGAATATTTATGATATCTGCAAACCGCTGGTCGCCGAGAAAAAGCAGGAGCTTCGGGTCACAGTCGGACAGGTCAGCCATGAGAGAGTGGTCGTTGACAGAAACCGGCTTCAGCAGGTCTTTATGAATCTGCTCTCAAACGCGATAAAGTATACCCCAGAGGGCGGAAAGATCAGCCTGGAGATCAATGAGCTGCCCTCCCTGATCCCTCAAAAAGGCTGGTTTGAGTTTGTCTTTACGGATAACGGGATCGGCATGTCCGCTGATTTTATTCCGAAGATATTCGCCCCCTTTTCGCGCGCTGAGGACCCGCGCGTCAGCAAGATACACGGCACGGGATTGGGGATGGCGATCACGGAAAATATCATCCAGATGATGAACGGCACGATAAAGGTGGAGAGTGAAAAGGGCGTGGGCAGCCGTTTCACCGTATCCGTCCCGCTGCAGCTGCAGATGGAAGAAGATATTCTCGACGAGGAGCTGATTGGTCTGCCTGTGCTTGTTGTGGATGACGATCAGATCATCTGCGAGAATGCGACACAGCTGCTGAGCGAGCTGGGGATGCGCGGCTATTGGGTGCTCTCCGGCGGGGAAGCAGTTCGCAGGGTAGAGGAAGCGCATGGCCGCGCGGATGATTTCTTCGCCGTAATCCTTGATTGGAAGATGCCGGGCATGGATGGGCTGGAGACGCTGAAGGTGATCAGAGAGAGGCTGGGAAACGACGTGCCGATCATCATTATCTCGGCGTACGACTATTCCGACATTGAGGAGGAATTTGTGCGCGCCGGCGCGGATGCCTTTATCAGCAAACCGCTTTTTAAATCGAAGATGCTGCATGTCCTGCGTCTCTTCTGTTCCAAGAACAGATTGGAAAAGGCGGGCGTACTTGTGGAAACGGCCTATCCCAGCCTTTGCGGCAAACGGGTGCTTCTCGCCGAAGATAATGAACTCAACAAAGAGATCGTCGTCGAGCTGCTTGGCATGAAGGGGATATCCGTGGATCATGCGGAGAACGGCGCGCTGGCCGTCGAGCGTTTCCGTGAGTCTGCCCCAGGATATTACGCCGCCGTTCTGATGGATATACAGATGCCGGTGATGGACGGCTATGAGGCGGCTGCGGCGATCCGCGCGCTGCCGAGAAAAGACGCGGCGGATATCCCGATCCTGGCGTTGACGGCGAATGCCTTTGTCTCCGATATCGGTAAGGCCCAGAGCTCGGGTATGAACGATCATATCTCCAAGCCCATCGACGTCGACCGTCTGGTGGCGGTGCTTTCCGCGTGGATCAAATAA
- a CDS encoding ATP-binding protein, whose translation MHANNLTNLLDALTDTSVYVIEEDTHRLLYFNQRCRDTGRGKAALGAKCHDIWPEVCNNCPLAGLGENSSSHIVCYDPLLKTTVDATANRIRWDGDIRAVVITATPHKLNFEEEHGLYKIKQMYAKSLVTVFDECIIVNLTGNYYVNCQKDLVWSGIPERGDFGAENRIYAQKVLHPDDLEHFNENFSREAMLRIFGEGRTQISMRLRRLTSNGTYHMVEFTATRIDELEANECWCVLVFRDVQDEYLLEQRRNVEISQLATAAQTAYQMLIAVNLTQNTYHMLEYNRFPVKRPDAEGCFDDLIQTELSTVHPDYRDEFIGKFMRAALCSAFSRGELLVTMTVPHRGDDGAYHWYFTQVVRVKSPYTDDLIEITLSRNIDDERRMQEAALEKERQAKQLLEDALQKVENASKAKSAFLSRMSHDIRTPMNAIVGMTELAQLHIGDEERLRGYLEKIAASGAHLLGLINEVLDVSKIESGTVELEESEFDLCRLLDEAVELIRLSVEKKGQKVSVHIGEGLHQLVLGDERRLKQVLVNILENASKYTGDGGSISLLVDELDKGEQPVGTYRFVVEDNGIGMSPEYIEHIFEPFSRADDSRTNKVMGTGLGMTIVKNIVSIMGGDIRAESEYGKGSRFIVTLCLAKSVAVDEVPAEGSRTEESFSDLCILLVEDNELNREIAAEMLALLGARVEFAENGRMAVEAVCSHPPYYYDIVFMDIQMPVLNGYDAAREIRGCGMESIGDLPIIAMTADAFAEDAKLARLAGMNGHLAKPISIEQLKGALSGCVAWKRRNRRGGILESGD comes from the coding sequence ATGCATGCCAACAATCTTACGAATCTGCTTGATGCGCTGACTGATACCAGCGTTTATGTCATCGAAGAGGATACCCACAGACTGCTTTATTTTAATCAGCGATGCCGTGACACAGGGCGCGGCAAGGCGGCGCTCGGGGCGAAATGCCATGATATTTGGCCGGAGGTATGCAACAACTGTCCTCTTGCCGGACTGGGAGAAAATTCGTCGAGCCATATCGTCTGTTATGACCCGCTGCTAAAAACTACGGTTGACGCTACGGCCAACAGGATACGTTGGGACGGCGATATCCGCGCGGTTGTGATTACCGCCACGCCTCATAAGCTGAACTTTGAGGAAGAGCATGGGCTTTACAAGATAAAACAGATGTACGCCAAGAGCCTAGTTACCGTATTTGATGAATGTATCATCGTAAATCTTACCGGGAACTATTATGTCAATTGCCAAAAGGATTTGGTTTGGAGCGGTATTCCGGAGCGGGGCGACTTTGGCGCCGAGAACCGCATATATGCCCAGAAAGTGCTGCACCCCGACGATCTTGAGCACTTCAACGAGAACTTCTCTCGCGAAGCGATGCTCAGGATTTTCGGAGAGGGGAGAACCCAGATATCCATGCGCCTGCGCCGTCTGACCTCCAACGGCACCTACCATATGGTTGAGTTCACGGCGACGCGTATCGACGAACTTGAGGCAAATGAGTGCTGGTGCGTACTTGTCTTTCGTGACGTCCAGGACGAATATCTGCTGGAACAGCGGCGTAATGTCGAGATCAGCCAGTTGGCGACCGCCGCCCAGACAGCCTACCAGATGTTGATCGCGGTGAACCTGACCCAGAATACCTATCACATGTTGGAATATAATCGTTTCCCGGTTAAAAGACCGGATGCCGAGGGCTGCTTTGACGATCTTATACAAACTGAATTATCCACGGTACACCCCGATTACCGAGATGAATTTATTGGAAAATTCATGCGCGCCGCTCTTTGCAGCGCCTTTTCTCGCGGAGAACTCCTGGTAACGATGACGGTGCCCCACCGTGGAGACGACGGCGCCTATCACTGGTATTTTACTCAGGTGGTGAGGGTGAAGAGTCCCTATACCGACGACCTGATAGAGATCACGCTGTCAAGGAACATCGACGATGAGCGCCGTATGCAGGAGGCGGCTCTGGAGAAGGAGCGCCAGGCGAAGCAGCTTTTGGAAGACGCTTTGCAAAAGGTGGAAAACGCCAGCAAGGCCAAGAGCGCCTTTCTATCGCGTATGAGCCACGACATCCGTACGCCGATGAACGCGATCGTCGGAATGACCGAACTGGCGCAGCTGCATATCGGGGATGAAGAGCGGCTGCGCGGATATCTCGAAAAGATCGCCGCCTCCGGCGCTCACCTGCTTGGCCTCATTAATGAAGTTCTGGATGTAAGCAAAATAGAGAGCGGAACCGTTGAGCTGGAGGAGTCTGAATTTGACCTCTGCCGCCTGCTGGACGAGGCGGTGGAGCTGATACGGCTCTCCGTCGAGAAGAAGGGGCAAAAGGTATCCGTTCATATCGGCGAGGGGCTGCATCAGCTGGTGCTCGGTGACGAGAGGCGGCTGAAGCAGGTGCTGGTCAATATTCTTGAAAATGCCTCCAAGTACACCGGTGATGGCGGAAGTATATCTTTGCTGGTGGATGAACTTGATAAAGGCGAGCAGCCTGTGGGTACCTACCGCTTTGTGGTTGAGGATAACGGGATTGGCATGAGTCCGGAATATATAGAACATATCTTTGAACCGTTCAGCCGTGCCGACGACAGCCGGACCAATAAGGTCATGGGTACCGGTCTGGGTATGACTATAGTTAAGAACATTGTCTCGATAATGGGCGGCGATATCCGCGCGGAGAGCGAGTACGGGAAAGGGTCGCGGTTCATCGTCACCCTTTGTCTCGCCAAGAGTGTCGCCGTCGATGAGGTTCCGGCGGAAGGATCGCGGACAGAGGAATCTTTCTCTGATCTGTGTATCCTGTTGGTGGAGGATAACGAACTCAACCGTGAGATTGCCGCCGAAATGCTTGCCCTGCTGGGCGCGCGGGTAGAGTTTGCTGAGAACGGACGCATGGCGGTGGAGGCGGTCTGCTCTCATCCGCCCTACTACTACGATATTGTCTTTATGGATATTCAGATGCCGGTCTTGAACGGCTATGACGCCGCAAGGGAGATCCGTGGCTGCGGAATGGAAAGTATCGGCGACCTGCCGATAATCGCGATGACTGCCGATGCCTTTGCCGAGGATGCGAAGCTGGCGCGGCTGGCCGGAATGAATGGGCACCTTGCCAAACCTATTTCCATCGAACAGCTGAAAGGTGCGCTGTCCGGATGTGTCGCCTGGAAGCGGCGTAACCGCCGCGGCGGTATTCTTGAGAGTGGCGATTGA
- the mutM gene encoding DNA-formamidopyrimidine glycosylase, with protein sequence MPELPEVETVRRILEPQLKGLRIVSVTVNHPAVIARPSPEEFCRLTAGRLISGMSRRGKFLSFCLENGGRIVLHLRMTGSLLLTPPAYPLEKHTHLIFHLDDGGELRFTDLRRFGRFWLIENGEEDIFSGINRLGPEPMDDGFSGDYLMSVFAKRKKAVKSCLLDQEFIAGIGNIYADESLFSAKICPERPASSLTGAEWERLAAAIKEALLLGIEENRMSAEEYLAGKGRGYRSRYLNVYGRAGKPCRICGELLCRSFVGGRGSVYCPKCQNQEKLIAAP encoded by the coding sequence ATGCCGGAGCTGCCTGAGGTTGAGACGGTAAGGCGAATTTTAGAACCGCAGCTCAAAGGCCTGCGGATAGTATCTGTAACGGTCAATCATCCCGCGGTCATTGCCCGTCCTTCGCCGGAGGAGTTCTGCCGTCTTACGGCGGGGCGGCTGATTTCAGGTATGTCGCGCCGGGGAAAGTTCCTCTCGTTTTGTTTGGAAAACGGCGGCAGGATTGTGCTGCATCTGCGCATGACGGGCTCCCTTTTGCTGACGCCGCCCGCTTATCCTCTGGAAAAGCATACCCATCTCATCTTTCACCTGGACGACGGCGGGGAGCTGCGTTTTACGGACCTTCGCCGCTTTGGGCGTTTCTGGCTGATCGAAAACGGCGAAGAGGATATATTCAGCGGCATCAATCGGCTGGGGCCGGAGCCGATGGACGATGGTTTCAGCGGCGATTACCTGATGTCGGTATTCGCGAAGCGGAAAAAAGCCGTTAAGAGCTGTCTGCTTGATCAGGAATTTATCGCCGGAATCGGTAACATATACGCAGACGAAAGTCTTTTTTCGGCAAAGATATGTCCCGAACGTCCAGCCAGCAGCCTCACCGGCGCGGAGTGGGAACGGCTCGCGGCGGCGATAAAAGAGGCGCTGCTGCTCGGCATTGAGGAGAACCGGATGAGCGCGGAGGAGTATCTTGCCGGTAAGGGGCGCGGGTACCGTTCCCGGTATCTGAACGTATATGGCCGTGCCGGCAAGCCCTGCCGCATATGCGGCGAGCTCCTTTGCCGCTCCTTCGTCGGCGGACGCGGCAGCGTCTATTGCCCGAAGTGCCAGAATCAGGAAAAACTCATTGCCGCTCCGTAA